One segment of Onychomys torridus chromosome 3, mOncTor1.1, whole genome shotgun sequence DNA contains the following:
- the Lmod3 gene encoding leiomodin-3 produces MSEHSRNSDQEDTLSEELNEDEILANLSPEELKELQSEMEVMAPDPHLPVGMIQRDQTNKAPTGNFNHKSLVDYMYLQKASRRMLEDERVPVSFVQSEENTQKHHEVRDKGIKNMPQFLKEKLNSEIVANKRESNGGNNIQETEDDDEEDEEEEDEEDDEDEEDDEDEDEKANEKNEAKEQTQSNPGVCQQLTTKALDEQKDRPETKEKLEKKIAKLDPKKLALDTSFLKVSARPSGNQTDLDGSLRRVRQNDPDMKELNLNNIENIPKEMLLDFVNAMKKNKHIKSFSLANVGADESVAFALANMLRENRSITTLNIESNFITGKGIVAIMRCLQFNETLTELRFHNQRHMLGHHAEMEISRLLKANNTLLKMGYHFELPGPRMVVTNLLTRNQDKRRQKRQEEQQQQQLKEQRKLIAMLENGLGLPPGMWERLGGPMPDPRMQEFFQPSSGRPLAAQEVPFGGRKETMKSPPQPPQCMTDPDSFRVVKLKRIQRKSRMPEAREAQEKTNLKDVIKTLKPVPRNRPPPLVEITPRDQLLNDIRHSNVAYLKPTLKNQRKDFLPPHITCSLSAVITEIAVHAAVHNNQLIFLE; encoded by the exons ATGTCGGAGCACAGCAGAAATTCAGATCAAGAAGATACCCTCAGTGAGGAGCTTAATGAAGATGAGATCTTGGCCAACTTGTCCCCTGAAGAGCTGAAGGAGCTGCAGTCGGAAATGGAAGTCATGGCCCCTGACCCCCACCTACCTGTAGGCATGATCCAAAGAGATCAAACCAACAAGGCACCTACAGGAAACTTCAACCATAAGTCTCTCGTTGATTACATGTATCTGCAAAAGGCTTCTAGACGCATGCTGGAGGATGAACGAGTTCCTGTCAGTTTTGTGCAGTCGGAG GAAAACACTCAAAAACATCATGAAGTAAGAGACAAAGGCATTAAAAACATGccccagtttttaaaagaaaagcttaaTAGTGAAATAGTTGCAAATAAAAGAGAATCTAATGGGGGCAATAATATACAAGAAacagaagatgatgatgaagaagatgaagaggaggaagatgaagaggatgatgaagatgaagaggatgatgaagatgaagatgaaaaagccaatgaaaaaaatgaagcaaaggaaCAAACCCAGAGCAATCCAGGCGTCTGTCAGCAGCTGACTACCAAAGCACTAGACGAACAAAAAGACAGACCAGAGACCAAAGaaaaacttgaaaagaaaatagcCAAATTAGACCCTAAGAAGTTAGCTCTCGACACCAGTTTTCTGAAGGTAAGTGCAAGGCCTTCAGGGAACCAGACAGACCTGGATGGAAGCTTGAGACGTGTGAGACAGAACGACCCTGACATGAAGGAGCTCAACCTGAACAACATTGAAAATATCCCCAAAGAAATGTTACTGGACTTTGTCAATGCGATGAAGAAGAACAAACACATCAAAAGCTTTAGTCTGGCTAACGTCGGTGCGGACGAGAGTGTAGCGTTTGCCTTGGCCAACATGCTGCGGGAAAACAGGAGCATCACCACGCTTAATATCGAGTCCAACTTCATCACAGGGAAGGGCATCGTGGCCATCATGAGGTGCCTCCAGTTTAACGAGACTCTCACCGAGCTGCGTTTTCACAACCAGAGGCATATGCTGGGCCACCACGCCGAAATGGAAATATCAAGGCTTTTGAAGGCCAACAACACTCTGCTGAAGATGGGCTACCATTTCGAGCTTCCAGGCCCCAGAATGGTGGTGACGAATCTGCTTACCAGGAACCAGGATAAACGGAGGCAGAAAAGAcaagaggagcagcagcagcagcaacttaaagagcagagaaaGCTGATAGCTATGTTGGAGAATGGGTTGGGGCTGCCCCCTGGGATGTGGGAGAGGTTGGGAGGACCCATGCCCGATCCCAGAATGCAGGAGTTTTTCCAGCCTTCATCCGGACGGCCTCTCGCGGCTCAGGAAGTCCCCTTTGGTGGAAGAAAGGAAACGATGAAAAGTCCACCGCAACCTCCACAGTGCATGACCGACCCTGACTCCTTCAGGGTGGTGAAGCTGAAGAGAATTCAGCGCAAATCTCGGATGCCGGAAGCCAGAGAGGCACAGGAGAAAACCAACCTCAAAGATGTCATCAAGACGCTCAAGCCGGTGCCGAGAAATAGGCCGCCCCCGCTGGTGGAAATCACTCCCAGAGACCAGCTCTTGAATGACATCCGACACAGCAATGTTGCTTACCTAAAACCG ACACTCAAAAACCAGCGcaaagacttcttacctccacACATCACGTGCTCCCTATCTGCTGTCATTACTGAAATTGCAGTGCATGCAGCTGTAC